ATCGAGGGCGTGTCGGAGGCTGCTGCTAGAGAAGCTATGCGGCTTGCATCCCACAAGCTTCCCGTAAAGAGCAAGTTTGCCATCAAAGGCCAGGAAATTGCAGAGGGTGGTGAAGCGTAATGAAGATTGAAAAGATGAGAGAAATGACAGAAGTCGAACTGACTGCTGAAGTAAAGAAGCTGAAGAATGAACTCTTTAATCTGAGATTCCAGCACGTAACAGGTCAGCTTGAAAACCCCA
This genomic window from Clostridiales bacterium contains:
- a CDS encoding 50S ribosomal protein L29, whose translation is MKIEKMREMTEVELTAEVKKLKNELFNLRFQHVTGQLENPIKMRDVKKEIARVKTIIREKELKKVQG